In the Deltaproteobacteria bacterium genome, TCACGATTTGCCATACTTCACTATTTTAGTGAGGTATCGGCGCAGCTATTCCCAACGTTAATTGCTTTGCGCTTGGCTAGCCGACTGGACGCCCCCGAGCGATCCAGTCATCAACTAATTTGAGGGAGAGCCTATGTCGCGCACAATTATGAAGTGTTAGCGCCGTTAGCTCCTCGTTAAGTAATGCGCGGAATTTGGCGCGGTCCACTTCAGGCACCGTTGCGTCATGGATAGTATCTTCGAACCCTTGGTGCCCTTGCACAATTGCTTGGATGGCCAGGGTGAGTTGATCTCGGTAGGCAAGTCGAAATGGATCGGGTGAGCCTACTGATTCCATAACTACGGAGTATTTCTGTATCGATCGTCTGTATGTCCATGCAAAAAGATCAGCGGCCAAAGAGGTGTCTAGGCATTCGTAAACGCCAATCATGGCACGGGCATAATCGTGAATATCGACGTCAAGAAAAGACAGCGGAGCGCAATTGTAAAGCATCAACGGGATATTTGCAGCGAGTCGGCTAGTGCGTTTGTTGCCGCCTTCGAAGGGTTGCAGATACGCTAGGTTTACCCAAATAAAAAAGGCTGCTTCAACTGGGTTCTTAATCTGTTGGGCGCGGGTGATGATGGCACCGAGCATTTCTTTTAGTAGCAGAGGCACCTGGCTCGGGATGTAAGTGGTATCCGAAATGTTGACAATCTTGTTGCGGATTTCACCTAAGGCCTGGGGCTCGACGAGCAGGTCCTCCATGAGCAATGCATGGAGGTTGCGGATCAACGGCCCTGAGAGTCCATACTCCGGCACCGCATCAACTAGGAACTCAATAGCCCGCTTATGATTGAGGAGCATGACGGCATCGGCGTCGCCGCCGTCAGTGCCCCGCTTGAAAAGTTCAGCGGTGTCGAGGAGTGAGCGACGGTTACCT is a window encoding:
- a CDS encoding Fic family protein, yielding MIKDAILRALEELASQGVPEVSASQLLTIPASSATIRRHLDELVTAGKVARSGKARATRYRLLVTPAITGQSGIPVESFRQYTEVFALSPQSKSLLVTISQPLATRAPVTYRRSFVDEYVPNASHLLPLDMAEALYSEGRMRGQQPAGTYARRVLEQLLIDLSWSSSRLEGNRRSLLDTAELFKRGTDGGDADAVMLLNHKRAIEFLVDAVPEYGLSGPLIRNLHALLMEDLLVEPQALGEIRNKIVNISDTTYIPSQVPLLLKEMLGAIITRAQQIKNPVEAAFFIWVNLAYLQPFEGGNKRTSRLAANIPLMLYNCAPLSFLDVDIHDYARAMIGVYECLDTSLAADLFAWTYRRSIQKYSVVMESVGSPDPFRLAYRDQLTLAIQAIVQGHQGFEDTIHDATVPEVDRAKFRALLNEELTALTLHNCARHRLSLKLVDDWIARGRPVG